One window of the Conexibacter sp. SYSU D00693 genome contains the following:
- the gltB gene encoding glutamate synthase large subunit — MKNFGLPQADGLYDPTYEHDACGVAMIAKLDNQPSHAVIVNALTALDNLEHRGAEGADVRTGDGAGILTQLPHEFFRSVVDFELPEQGRYGVCMCFMPHDPDLRRKVEELVETNVRVEGQRILGWRDVPVDEQFVGETANRSRPYVKQLFIEAGPGFEGDQQAFERKLYVIRRIVELAAGPDFYAPSCSSRTIVYKGMLISHQVRGFYPDLQDERFKSALALVHSRFSTNTFPSWDLAHPFRVIAHNGEINTLMGNINWMRARESELASELFGLDLQKVLPVVRPGGSDSATFDNVLELLMLGGRSLPHAAMMMIPEAYRDRDDLPDHLKGFYAFHSCLMEPWDGPASVCFTDGTVVGATLDRNGLRPGRWCETKDGFVMLGSETGMLPVEPDNVVRLGRLAPGKLFLVDLEQGRIVEDDEVKKAVATQRPYGQWYEDNVVHFADLEAKEAAPLEQPLRRLQLAFGYSQEDERVLLAPMAKAGEEPIGSMGNDNALAVLSDQRPPLFSYFKQLFAQVTNPPIDPIREAVVMSLGTGVGAEHNLLAETPEHARQLVMDQPILRNAELETLRQVDHPYFRTHTIDITWPVSEGPQGMLARLANVCDEAHDGIGVGANVLILSDRAVSEDRCAIPSLLAVAAVHHHLVRLGTRLRAGLVLESGEPREVHHFATLLGFGASAINPYVMFESVDELVDAGRVAGCDDVETAEKNVVKAIGKGLLKTISKMGISTIQSYNGAQIFEAVGLEKDLIDRHFQGTASRIGGVGLPVLAQEALDRHARGYAVPDEELLPVGGVYAWRRDGEHHQWNPETIAALQHAVRVTDADEAQRKYDEYAKLINEHAARKATLRGLLQIRTDQQAVPLEEVEPAQEIVKRFATGAMSLGSISTESHETLAVAMNRLGGRSNTGEGGEDPRRFQPDANGDLRRSAIKQVASGRFGVTAHYLVNADQLQIKMAQGAKPGEGGQLPGHKVDKYIGSVRHTTPGVGLISPPPHHDIYSIEDLKQLIYDLRCANPRASVSVKLVAEVGVGTVAAGVAKANADHVVIAGHDGGTGASPLSSIVSAGVPWEIGLAETQQTLLKNDLRQRIWVQTDGQLKTGRDVAIAAMLGADEFGFSTAPLIATGCIMMRACHLNTCPVGIATQDPELRKRFQGVPEHVVNFFFFVAEEVRGIMASLGIRRFEDLVGRVELLQADAAIEHWKARGVDLGHLLHFPEGVDPEAPRRRLQPPPPVLDDHLDHTLIEQAGPALDEGRSVEITSPVRNVNRCVGGMLSSRIAAQHGAEGLAEDSIKVAFTGSAGQSFGGWLAPGVTFSLVGDANDYTGKGLSGGILSVTPPDGVSFKPEENVIVGNTLLYGATAGRAFFRGLAGERFAVRNSGASAVVEGVGDHGCEYMTGGRVVVLGDTGRNFAAGMSGGIAYVLDEHDRFRTRVNPAMLDQLEELDEADAIECRTLVEEHVRRTGSTVGQRVLDEWEALRGKFVKVFPADYKRVLAELAAQEEQASAQPPRADEFEEERVDVVGAPSVRQGDGE, encoded by the coding sequence ATGAAGAACTTCGGACTGCCGCAGGCCGACGGCCTGTACGACCCCACCTACGAGCACGACGCCTGCGGCGTCGCGATGATCGCGAAGCTGGACAACCAGCCCTCGCACGCGGTCATCGTCAACGCCCTGACGGCGCTCGACAACCTCGAGCACCGCGGTGCCGAGGGCGCCGACGTCCGCACGGGCGACGGTGCCGGCATCCTCACCCAGCTCCCGCACGAGTTCTTCCGCTCGGTCGTGGACTTCGAGCTGCCCGAGCAGGGTCGCTACGGCGTCTGCATGTGCTTCATGCCGCACGACCCCGACCTCCGCCGCAAGGTCGAGGAGCTCGTCGAGACCAACGTCCGCGTCGAGGGCCAGCGCATCCTCGGCTGGCGCGACGTGCCGGTCGACGAGCAGTTCGTGGGGGAGACGGCCAACCGCTCGCGCCCGTACGTCAAGCAGCTCTTCATCGAGGCCGGCCCCGGCTTCGAGGGCGACCAGCAGGCCTTCGAGCGCAAGCTCTACGTCATCCGGCGCATCGTCGAGCTCGCCGCCGGGCCGGACTTCTACGCCCCGTCGTGCTCGTCGCGCACGATCGTCTACAAGGGCATGCTCATCTCCCACCAGGTCCGCGGGTTCTACCCCGACCTGCAGGACGAGCGGTTCAAGAGCGCGCTGGCCCTCGTGCACTCGCGCTTCAGCACGAACACGTTCCCCAGCTGGGACCTCGCCCACCCGTTCCGCGTGATCGCCCACAACGGCGAGATCAACACGCTCATGGGCAACATCAACTGGATGCGGGCCCGCGAGTCGGAGCTCGCCTCCGAGCTCTTCGGCCTCGACCTCCAGAAGGTGCTGCCGGTCGTGCGCCCCGGCGGGTCGGACTCGGCGACCTTCGACAACGTCCTCGAGCTGCTCATGCTCGGCGGCCGGTCGCTGCCGCACGCGGCGATGATGATGATCCCGGAGGCCTACCGGGACCGCGACGACCTGCCCGACCACCTCAAGGGCTTCTACGCGTTCCACTCGTGCCTCATGGAGCCCTGGGACGGCCCCGCCTCGGTCTGCTTCACCGACGGCACCGTCGTCGGCGCCACCCTGGACCGCAACGGCCTGCGCCCCGGCCGCTGGTGCGAGACCAAGGACGGCTTCGTCATGCTCGGCTCGGAGACCGGCATGCTGCCGGTCGAGCCCGACAACGTCGTGCGCCTCGGCCGCCTCGCGCCGGGCAAGCTGTTCCTCGTCGACCTCGAGCAGGGCCGGATCGTCGAGGACGACGAGGTCAAGAAGGCCGTCGCGACCCAGCGCCCCTACGGCCAGTGGTACGAGGACAACGTCGTCCACTTCGCCGACCTCGAGGCCAAGGAGGCCGCCCCGCTCGAGCAGCCGCTGCGCCGCCTCCAGCTCGCCTTCGGCTACTCGCAGGAGGACGAGCGCGTCCTGCTCGCCCCGATGGCCAAGGCCGGCGAGGAGCCCATCGGCTCCATGGGCAACGACAACGCCCTCGCGGTGCTCTCCGACCAGCGCCCGCCGCTGTTCTCGTACTTCAAGCAGCTCTTCGCGCAGGTCACCAACCCGCCGATCGACCCGATCCGCGAGGCCGTGGTCATGTCGCTGGGCACCGGCGTCGGCGCCGAGCACAACCTGCTGGCCGAGACGCCCGAGCACGCCCGCCAGCTGGTCATGGACCAGCCGATCCTGCGCAACGCCGAGCTCGAGACGCTGCGCCAGGTCGACCACCCGTACTTCCGCACGCACACGATCGACATCACCTGGCCGGTGAGCGAGGGCCCGCAGGGCATGCTCGCCCGCCTGGCCAACGTGTGCGACGAGGCCCACGACGGCATCGGGGTCGGCGCCAACGTCCTCATCCTCAGCGACCGCGCCGTCTCCGAGGACCGCTGCGCGATCCCGTCCCTGCTGGCCGTCGCCGCGGTGCACCACCACCTCGTGCGCCTGGGCACGCGCCTGCGCGCGGGCCTGGTCCTCGAGTCCGGCGAGCCGCGCGAGGTCCACCACTTCGCGACGCTCCTGGGGTTCGGCGCCAGCGCCATCAACCCGTACGTGATGTTCGAGTCGGTCGACGAGCTCGTCGACGCCGGCCGCGTCGCGGGCTGCGACGACGTCGAGACCGCCGAGAAGAACGTCGTCAAGGCGATCGGCAAGGGCCTGCTCAAGACGATCTCCAAGATGGGGATCTCGACCATCCAGTCCTACAACGGCGCCCAGATCTTCGAGGCCGTCGGCCTCGAGAAGGACCTGATCGACCGCCACTTCCAGGGCACCGCCTCGCGCATCGGCGGCGTCGGCCTGCCGGTCCTCGCCCAGGAGGCGCTGGACCGCCACGCGCGTGGGTATGCGGTCCCCGACGAGGAGCTGCTGCCCGTCGGCGGCGTCTACGCCTGGCGCCGCGACGGCGAGCACCACCAGTGGAACCCGGAGACGATCGCCGCGCTCCAGCACGCCGTCCGCGTCACCGACGCCGACGAGGCCCAGCGCAAGTACGACGAGTACGCGAAGCTCATCAACGAGCACGCCGCCCGCAAGGCCACGCTGCGCGGCCTCCTGCAGATCCGCACCGACCAGCAGGCCGTGCCGCTCGAGGAGGTCGAGCCGGCCCAGGAGATCGTCAAGCGCTTCGCGACCGGCGCGATGTCGCTGGGCTCCATCTCGACCGAGTCCCACGAGACGCTGGCCGTCGCCATGAACCGCCTCGGCGGGCGCTCGAACACGGGCGAGGGCGGGGAGGACCCGCGGCGCTTCCAGCCCGACGCCAACGGCGACCTGCGCCGCTCGGCGATCAAGCAGGTGGCCTCCGGGCGCTTCGGCGTGACCGCCCACTACCTGGTCAACGCCGACCAGCTGCAGATCAAGATGGCCCAGGGCGCCAAGCCCGGCGAGGGCGGCCAGCTGCCCGGCCACAAGGTCGACAAGTACATCGGCTCGGTGCGTCACACGACGCCCGGCGTGGGCCTCATCTCCCCGCCGCCGCACCACGACATCTACTCGATCGAGGACCTCAAGCAGCTCATCTACGACCTGCGCTGCGCCAACCCGCGCGCGTCGGTCTCGGTGAAGCTCGTGGCCGAGGTCGGCGTGGGCACGGTCGCGGCCGGCGTGGCCAAGGCCAACGCCGACCATGTCGTGATCGCCGGCCACGACGGCGGCACCGGCGCCTCGCCGCTGTCGTCGATCGTCTCGGCGGGCGTCCCCTGGGAGATCGGCCTGGCCGAGACCCAGCAGACGCTGCTCAAGAACGACCTGCGCCAGCGCATCTGGGTGCAGACCGACGGCCAGCTCAAGACGGGCCGCGACGTCGCGATCGCCGCGATGCTCGGCGCCGACGAGTTCGGCTTCTCCACCGCGCCGCTGATCGCGACGGGCTGCATCATGATGCGCGCCTGCCACCTCAACACGTGTCCGGTGGGCATCGCGACGCAGGACCCGGAGCTGCGCAAGCGCTTCCAGGGCGTCCCGGAGCACGTCGTCAACTTCTTCTTCTTCGTGGCGGAGGAGGTGCGCGGCATCATGGCCTCGCTCGGCATCCGCCGGTTCGAGGACCTCGTCGGCCGCGTCGAGCTCCTGCAGGCCGACGCGGCGATCGAGCACTGGAAGGCCCGGGGCGTCGACCTCGGCCACCTGCTGCACTTCCCCGAGGGCGTCGACCCCGAGGCTCCGCGCCGCCGGCTCCAGCCGCCGCCCCCGGTCCTCGACGACCACCTCGACCACACGCTCATCGAGCAGGCCGGCCCGGCGCTCGACGAGGGCCGCTCGGTCGAGATCACCTCGCCGGTGCGCAACGTCAACCGCTGCGTCGGCGGCATGCTGAGCTCGCGCATCGCCGCCCAGCACGGCGCCGAGGGCCTGGCGGAGGACTCGATCAAGGTCGCCTTCACCGGCTCGGCCGGCCAGTCCTTCGGCGGCTGGCTCGCGCCCGGCGTGACGTTCAGCCTCGTCGGCGACGCCAACGACTACACGGGCAAGGGCCTGTCCGGCGGCATCCTGTCGGTCACCCCGCCCGACGGCGTCTCCTTCAAGCCGGAGGAGAACGTCATCGTCGGCAACACGCTGCTGTACGGCGCGACGGCCGGACGCGCGTTCTTCCGCGGCCTCGCGGGCGAGCGCTTCGCGGTGCGCAACTCGGGCGCCAGCGCCGTCGTCGAGGGCGTCGGCGACCACGGCTGCGAGTACATGACCGGCGGGCGCGTCGTCGTCCTCGGCGACACCGGCCGCAACTTCGCCGCCGGCATGAGCGGCGGCATCGCCTACGTCCTGGACGAGCACGACCGGTTCCGCACGCGCGTGAACCCGGCGATGCTCGACCAGCTCGAGGAGCTCGACGAGGCCGACGCGATCGAGTGCCGCACGCTGGTCGAGGAGCACGTGCGCCGCACGGGCTCCACCGTCGGCCAGCGCGTGCTCGACGAGTGGGAGGCGCTGCGCGGGAAGTTCGTCAAGGTCTTCCCGGCCGACTACAAGCGCGTGCTGGCCGAGCTGGCCGCGCAGGAGGAGCAGGCGTCGGCCCAGCCGCCGCGTGCTGACGAGTTCGAGGAGGAGCGCGTCGACGTCGTCGGCGCTCCGAGCGTCCGCCAGGGAGACGGTGAGTAG
- a CDS encoding glutamate synthase subunit beta, whose protein sequence is MGELGGFLKIERSGVPYRDPAERVGDFKEFVVHRSDDELAAQGARCMECGVPFCHNGCPLGNLIPDWNDLVYRGRWQDAIRQLHATNNFPEFTGRLCPAPCEASCVLEIREGDAVTIKQIENSIIDHAWDNDWVVAQPPRSETGRTVAVVGAGPAGMAAAQQLRRAGHTVTLFERDEAAGGLIRFGVPDFKIEKWVIERRVQQLVDEGVDLRLNTDVGAGDLEGFDAVVLATGSRVPRDLPVDGRELSGIHPAMDYLYVRNRQVASADGAPGEITAKGKHVVVIGGGDTGADCVGNSIREGAIDVVQLEVLPKPPAHRPDDKTPWPLWPMKYRKSYAMEEAEATHKGEQDYAVTTQRFVGEDGQVSALMVADADPANPFGPPLPGTERALKADLVLLAMGFLHPEQELIDGLGLAKDQRGNVKASTYETSEQGVFAAGDCRRGQSLIVWAINEGRQAARMADRYLRGLDEDLRPATGNLTQGDEGGPEAAPPRHADGAMPSPQAV, encoded by the coding sequence ATGGGTGAGCTCGGAGGCTTCCTCAAGATCGAGCGCTCGGGCGTCCCGTACCGGGACCCCGCCGAGCGCGTCGGCGACTTCAAGGAGTTCGTCGTCCACCGCTCGGACGACGAGCTGGCCGCGCAGGGCGCGCGCTGCATGGAGTGCGGCGTGCCCTTCTGCCACAACGGCTGCCCGCTCGGGAACCTCATCCCGGACTGGAACGACCTCGTCTACCGCGGCCGCTGGCAGGACGCGATCCGCCAGCTGCACGCCACGAACAACTTCCCGGAGTTCACGGGCCGCCTGTGCCCCGCGCCGTGCGAGGCCTCGTGCGTGCTCGAGATCCGCGAGGGCGACGCGGTCACCATCAAGCAGATCGAGAACTCGATCATCGACCACGCCTGGGACAACGACTGGGTCGTCGCGCAGCCGCCCAGGAGCGAGACGGGCCGCACCGTCGCGGTCGTCGGCGCGGGCCCGGCCGGCATGGCCGCCGCCCAGCAGCTGCGCCGCGCCGGCCACACGGTCACGCTGTTCGAGCGCGACGAGGCCGCGGGCGGGCTGATCCGCTTCGGCGTGCCGGACTTCAAGATCGAGAAGTGGGTCATCGAGCGCCGCGTGCAGCAGCTCGTCGACGAGGGCGTCGACCTGCGGCTGAACACCGACGTGGGCGCCGGCGACCTCGAGGGCTTCGACGCCGTCGTGCTCGCCACGGGCTCGCGCGTGCCGCGCGACCTGCCGGTCGACGGCCGCGAGCTCTCGGGCATCCACCCGGCGATGGACTACCTCTACGTCCGCAACCGCCAGGTGGCCTCCGCCGACGGCGCCCCCGGCGAGATCACCGCCAAGGGCAAGCACGTCGTCGTCATCGGCGGTGGCGACACCGGTGCGGACTGCGTGGGCAACTCGATCCGCGAGGGCGCGATCGACGTCGTCCAGCTCGAGGTCCTGCCCAAGCCGCCCGCGCACCGTCCCGACGACAAGACCCCGTGGCCGCTGTGGCCGATGAAGTACCGCAAGAGCTACGCCATGGAGGAGGCCGAGGCCACCCACAAGGGCGAGCAGGACTACGCGGTCACGACGCAGCGCTTCGTCGGCGAGGACGGGCAGGTCAGCGCCCTCATGGTCGCCGACGCCGACCCGGCCAACCCGTTCGGTCCGCCGCTGCCCGGCACCGAGCGTGCGCTGAAGGCCGACCTCGTGCTCCTGGCCATGGGCTTCCTGCACCCCGAGCAGGAGCTCATCGACGGCCTCGGCCTGGCCAAGGACCAGCGCGGCAACGTCAAGGCCTCGACCTACGAGACCTCCGAGCAGGGCGTCTTCGCCGCCGGCGACTGTCGCCGCGGCCAGTCGCTCATCGTGTGGGCGATCAACGAGGGTCGCCAGGCGGCCCGGATGGCCGACCGCTACCTGCGCGGCCTCGACGAGGACCTGCGCCCGGCCACCGGCAACCTGACGCAGGGCGACGAGGGCGGTCCCGAGGCGGCCCCGCCGCGCCACGCCGACGGCGCGATGCCGTCGCCGCAGGCCGTCTAG
- a CDS encoding TetR/AcrR family transcriptional regulator, which produces MEGSSEPELGKRERTKHANRRAILDAAREVFAEMGFGAASVRDVVRRTDLASGTFYNYFPDKEAVLGALVDEAATEARERIVAARRSAESLDDFVRAGFRAYYAFLVEDPRTFELLRRNAGTIRAMFDQPVLGGGIDELEQDLRAGIAAGLLPEHDVELMASAMVGAGFEVGVRLLERAGGDDLEAAVELLADVFVAGFEHLARPEGSRPSAGLSRT; this is translated from the coding sequence ATGGAGGGGTCGTCGGAGCCGGAGCTCGGCAAGCGCGAGCGGACGAAGCACGCCAACCGCCGGGCGATCCTCGACGCGGCCCGCGAGGTGTTCGCGGAGATGGGCTTCGGCGCCGCGTCGGTGCGCGACGTCGTGCGCCGCACCGACCTCGCGTCCGGGACCTTCTACAACTACTTCCCCGACAAGGAGGCGGTCCTCGGGGCACTGGTCGACGAGGCCGCCACGGAGGCGCGCGAGCGCATCGTCGCGGCGCGGCGCTCCGCCGAGTCGCTCGACGACTTCGTCCGGGCCGGCTTCCGCGCCTACTACGCGTTCCTGGTCGAGGACCCGCGGACCTTCGAGCTGCTGCGCCGCAACGCGGGGACGATCCGCGCGATGTTCGACCAGCCGGTGCTGGGCGGCGGCATCGACGAGCTCGAGCAGGACCTCCGGGCCGGCATCGCCGCCGGGCTCCTGCCCGAGCACGACGTCGAGCTGATGGCCTCGGCCATGGTCGGGGCGGGCTTCGAGGTCGGCGTGCGGCTGCTCGAGCGCGCCGGAGGCGACGACCTCGAGGCGGCGGTCGAGCTGCTGGCCGACGTCTTCGTCGCGGGCTTCGAGCACCTCGCGCGACCCGAGGGCTCAAGGCCCTCGGCCGGTCTGTCGAGAACTTGA
- a CDS encoding glycosyl hydrolase — MLRRTALPAAVLAALAVAPAQSQAATYGFSEQQASMFSNPLYQALKKVKVARYIAPYDVATDARDRATFQRWYDAAQASGDKMLVSFYYDRDRVMHMPSSSEFKKQMKLFKAAFPAVESISPWNEANKKAPGRFANPSAKQAAGFYNVARSVFKGKEIVALDVLDQNNVKPTLTYIKQFKKHANGSPRLWGLHNYSDTNRFGSKRTKAVLDAVKGDVWLTETGGLVRFGGSFPYNEQRAAKALKFMFKLAKSNKRLKRLYIYQWHGDKPDAVFDAGLVNALGTAPRPGYTVVKRELG; from the coding sequence TTGCTGCGTCGCACTGCCCTGCCCGCCGCGGTCCTCGCCGCGCTCGCCGTCGCTCCCGCCCAGTCCCAGGCCGCCACCTACGGCTTCTCGGAGCAGCAGGCGAGCATGTTCTCCAACCCGCTCTACCAGGCGCTCAAGAAGGTCAAGGTCGCCCGGTACATCGCGCCCTACGACGTCGCCACCGACGCCCGCGACCGCGCGACGTTCCAGCGCTGGTACGACGCGGCGCAGGCGTCGGGCGACAAGATGCTCGTCTCCTTCTACTACGACCGCGACCGCGTCATGCACATGCCGTCCTCGTCGGAGTTCAAGAAGCAGATGAAGCTCTTCAAGGCGGCCTTCCCGGCCGTCGAGTCCATCTCGCCGTGGAACGAGGCCAACAAGAAGGCCCCGGGCCGCTTCGCCAACCCGTCGGCCAAGCAGGCCGCGGGCTTCTACAACGTCGCGCGCTCGGTGTTCAAGGGCAAGGAGATCGTCGCGCTCGACGTGCTCGACCAGAACAACGTCAAGCCGACCCTGACGTACATCAAGCAGTTCAAGAAGCACGCCAACGGGTCGCCGCGCCTCTGGGGCCTGCACAACTACAGCGACACCAACCGCTTCGGCTCCAAGCGCACGAAGGCCGTCCTCGACGCGGTCAAGGGCGACGTCTGGCTGACGGAGACCGGCGGCCTCGTGCGCTTCGGCGGGTCCTTCCCGTACAACGAGCAGCGGGCGGCCAAGGCGCTGAAGTTCATGTTCAAGCTCGCCAAGAGCAACAAGCGCCTGAAGCGCCTCTACATCTACCAGTGGCACGGCGACAAGCCGGACGCCGTCTTCGACGCCGGCCTGGTCAACGCGCTGGGCACCGCCCCCCGCCCCGGCTACACGGTCGTCAAGCGCGAGCTCGGCTAG